The Chloroflexota bacterium genomic sequence CTTAGGCGCTGCGATGGGCCACGGCCGGGGTCCTCGTCGCTGATAAGAGCGGTGAGCGAGGTGTCGAGAGCTACGGCAATCCTTACCGCCGCGCCGATCGTGATGTTTTGCTTGCCTTTTTCCACCGTACTGAGGTAGGCGCGGTCGAGCCCCGCCCGCGCAGCCAGTTCCTGCTGGCTCCATCCCCGCTCTTTGCGCAGCCGCTGGACGTGACGCCCCAGCGCACTTAGGTGGCCATCTACGGTTTTCGGCTCCTCGCCCACGCTCAAGAGACTATTCGCGACACTAATCGCCTCCAGGGGATCTGCGGAGATGAGGTCCGCCGGCATCTCGGCGCGCAAAGCGGAGTCTGACAGACCCACACCGCCAACGAAAACGAACGGCGGGTTCTCGTGCGACTTGAGTATGCGGGCCGCCTCCTTTGCCACAGGAATGCGGTCGCGCTGGGAGAGCGAGAGAATGACGAGGTCCGGTTTGCGGTCGCGCACCCATTCCACCAGGTCCTTGGTGGGCGTATTCTGTCCCAAGTATGCAACGTCCCAACCTTCCAAATGGAAAAGATCGGCGATGAGTCGCGCACCCACCGCGTGCATTTCTCCTTCCACGGCCGTAATCACCGCCTCGGCCCCAACGCGCTTGCGCCGCCGGGCGACACTCCGAATGTGCGCGCTCTGCTGGAGCGTGATTTGGATGGCAAGGTGTTCGGCGGCGATATTCAATTCGCCGCGGTGCCAGGCATCCCCTACCTCCGCTAGTGCAGGCGTGATTATCTCGGTATAGATCATGAGTGGGTTGACCCCCCGCTCCATGGTGTCTCTTACCGCATGGAACGCCTCTTCATGGCTGCCGGACAGCAGGCTCGCGGTGTACCGCTCGCACAGGAGCTCAATATCTCGTCTACGTTCCATCAGCGCCTCAACAAGAATTTAGTGAAAGTCTGTTGGATATAGTTGACATCTTGTTGTGTATATTATATCCTACATTTGTTGGACATATGCCGCACCCGGGTAAACATATGCTAGGCATATCCAGCAGATTCGTCAAGACGCCTGAGCACTAAGGAGGAGACAATGCTTAGGGAACCAGCTAGAAAGACCGGGCGGAGTGTTGGCCCCTGGAGACAACACTTCCGCAAATTGGGAGTGGTAGCCGCGTTGGGCCTTGCCCTCACGCTGCTGGCAGCTTGCGGCTCCGCTGCCGAGGCCACGCCGGAGCCTGAGGCACAGCCAGCCACCATCGTAGACATTGCCGTCGGCGACGGCAGGTTCGAGACCCTTGTAGCTGCCCTCCAGGCTGCTGGCCTCGTAGAGACCCTGCAAGGTGAAGGTCCGTTCACCGTTTTCGCTCCCACGGACGATGCCTTCGCCAAGCTCCCTGAAGGAACCGTGGCTGCGCTCT encodes the following:
- a CDS encoding cobalamin-dependent protein (Presence of a B(12) (cobalamin)-binding domain implies dependence on cobalamin itself, in one of its several forms, or in some unusual lineages, dependence on a cobalamin-like analog.), coding for MERRRDIELLCERYTASLLSGSHEEAFHAVRDTMERGVNPLMIYTEIITPALAEVGDAWHRGELNIAAEHLAIQITLQQSAHIRSVARRRKRVGAEAVITAVEGEMHAVGARLIADLFHLEGWDVAYLGQNTPTKDLVEWVRDRKPDLVILSLSQRDRIPVAKEAARILKSHENPPFVFVGGVGLSDSALRAEMPADLISADPLEAISVANSLLSVGEEPKTVDGHLSALGRHVQRLRKERGWSQQELAARAGLDRAYLSTVEKGKQNITIGAAVRIAVALDTSLTALISDEDPGRGPSQRLS